A genomic region of Miscanthus floridulus cultivar M001 chromosome 3, ASM1932011v1, whole genome shotgun sequence contains the following coding sequences:
- the LOC136544242 gene encoding uncharacterized protein, producing MVRLHFAASNNVAEYEALVNGLQVTIELGVRCLNVQGDSQLVVDQVMKESNCLDPKMEAYCKLVRCLEDKFDGLELNHIARKYNKATDELAKMASARALVPLNVFAKDLHKPSNDYTLVMEGPPVETTVGLDAPSTTKTPSTEPEVMEVNTKPPQSNQDVDWRILFLDWLDQGELPSDRTEARWLACRANTYILCNDELYRRSPSGVLQ from the coding sequence atggtgcggctccacttcgccgcctccaacaatgtggccgagtacgaggccctcgtcaatggcttgcaagtcaCCATTGAACTTGGGGTACGGTGTCTCAACGTCcagggcgactcgcagctcgtcgtcgatcaagtcatgaaggagtcaaattgcctcgaccccaaaatggaggcttactgcaagttggttcgttgcctagaagacaagttcgatggtcttgaACTAAACCACATCGCACGGAAGTACAACAAGGCCAccgacgaactagcaaagatggcctcggcacgggctctgGTCCCCCTGAACGTATTTGCCAAGGACCTTCACAAACCTTCTAATGACTACACCTTGGTAatggagggcccacctgtggaaaccACGGTGgggctcgatgccccctctactaccaagaccccctcgaccgagcctgaggtcatggaagtcaacaccaagCCTCCGCAGAGCAACCAGGACGTGGATTGGCGAATcctgttcctcgattggcttgatcagggggagcttcctagcgacaggaccgaagcccgatggcttgcgtgccGAGCCAACACTTACATCCTCTGCAAtgatgaattgtacaggcgaagtccctccggtgtcctccaatga